A genomic segment from Nicotiana tabacum cultivar K326 chromosome 7, ASM71507v2, whole genome shotgun sequence encodes:
- the LOC107816475 gene encoding uncharacterized protein LOC107816475, translating to MAGNYVCNDVDSSNYIIDTGVTNHVTGNKDLLENLALVGNIGQVQFPTGDSIAITHRGNHQLSGGDVLSNVLCVPAFRFNLVSVSKLIKDLNCYVTFFPTFCVFQELLYGRVKEIDRELDGLYYIQSLAKNKRVAVPHSFAVTKGIARDGSTALWHKQMGHVHVSVLKRIPVFQGFIIMEKTQFQKIIKKFISDNGVEFFNKKNVDTHRESVIEECATVNTTEEHTIVNTESHEIDVRKSTRVSKPPAWLQDYIIPGKDKGVNCCRYPIYVVIGYDGLSFKYQSYLSKISIEEEPTSYGAAAKDTKWANPMKAEIKALEDNKTWDIVPLPKGKKVIGCKLIYKIKYNAS from the exons ATGGCAGGTAACTATGTTTGTAATGATGTAGATAGCTCTAATTATATTATAGATACAGGTGTTACCAATCATGTGACAGGAAataaggacttgcttgaaaatcTTGCATTAGTAGGCAATATAGGGCAGGTGCAGTTTCCTACAGGGGATTCAATTGCAATCACACACAGAGGGAACCACCAACTCTCAGGAGGTGATGTCCTTAGTAATGTCCTATGCGTACCAGCATTCAGATTCAATCTTGTGTCTGTGTCAAAGTTGATAAAGGACTTGAATTGTTATGTCACATTCTTCCCAACATTTTGTGTGTTTCAAGAACTCTTGTATGGAAGGGTGAAAGAGATTGATAGAGAATTAGATGGACTATACTACATACAGTCGTTAGCAAAGAATAAAAGAGTTGCAGTCCCACATTCTTTTGCAGTCACTAAAGGCATTGCTAGAGATGGCTCAACAGCTTTATGGCATAAGCAGATGGGGCATGTGCATGTTTCAGTTTTAAAGAGAATTCCTGTTTTCCAAG GTTTCATTATCATGGAAAAGACTCAGTTTCAGAAAATAATAAAGAAGTTCATATCTGATAATGGTGTTGAATTCTTCAACA AGAAGAATGTAGATACTCATAGAGAGTCTGTTATAGAGGAGTGTGCAACAGTCAATACAACAGAGGAGCATACAATAGTCAATACAGAATCTCATGAAATTGATGTCAGAAAGTCAACCAGAGTTTCCAAACCTCCAGCTTGGCTTCAAGATTACATTATTCCAGGAAAGGATAAAGGTGTTAATTGTTGCAGATATCCCATTTATGTTGTTATAGGCTATGATGGCCTATCTTTCAAGTATCAAAGTTACCTGTCCAAGATATCCATTGAGGAAGAGCCTACTAGCTATGGTGCAGCAGCTAAGGATACCAAATGGGCAAATCCCATGAAGGCTGAAATCAAAGCATTAGAGGACAATAAGACATGGGATATTGTACCTTTACCCAAAGGGAAGAAAGTAATAGGATGCAAGTTGATTTACAAAATTAAATACAATGCCTCATAA